A genomic region of Rhodococcus pyridinivorans contains the following coding sequences:
- a CDS encoding CaiB/BaiF CoA transferase family protein: MSGALEGLVIADFGRVLAGPYATMLLADLGAEVVKIERPGFGDDTRHWGPPWAGDESTYFLGVNRNKKSVAIDLTTDEGLEQARDLVARADVVVENFLPGTMTRLGLGYEQVRELDPGIVYTSITGFGGHNDLPGYDLLIQAVGGLMSITGPDHATPTKVGVAVVDIITGMHAALGILAALRHRDRTGEGQRVEVNLLSSLLSALANQSSGYVAAGVVPKAMGNRHPSIAPYEVFHTADRPFVLAVGNDRQFASLVAVLGAPELATDERFTTNTARVANREELTKILDELLSTDTADAWFDALTAARVPCGPLNDIADAVALAERLGLSPVVSIDDPDRDAPLRQIANPIRLSATPATYRTAPPRLA; encoded by the coding sequence GTGAGCGGAGCGTTGGAAGGGCTGGTGATCGCCGACTTCGGTCGCGTGCTCGCCGGCCCCTACGCCACCATGCTGCTCGCCGACCTCGGGGCAGAGGTCGTCAAGATCGAACGACCCGGCTTCGGGGACGACACCCGGCACTGGGGACCACCCTGGGCCGGCGACGAGTCGACCTATTTCCTCGGCGTCAACCGCAACAAGAAATCGGTGGCCATCGACCTGACCACCGACGAAGGACTCGAGCAGGCACGCGATCTCGTCGCCCGCGCCGATGTCGTCGTCGAGAACTTCCTGCCCGGCACGATGACTCGGCTCGGGCTCGGATACGAGCAGGTCCGGGAACTCGACCCCGGCATCGTCTACACCTCGATCACCGGCTTCGGCGGGCACAACGACCTGCCCGGTTACGACCTGCTCATCCAAGCCGTCGGCGGTCTGATGAGCATCACCGGGCCCGACCATGCGACACCCACCAAGGTCGGTGTCGCCGTGGTCGACATCATCACCGGAATGCACGCTGCGCTCGGCATTCTCGCCGCGCTACGGCACCGCGACCGCACCGGCGAGGGCCAGCGTGTCGAGGTGAACCTGCTGTCGTCCCTGTTGTCGGCGCTGGCGAACCAATCGTCCGGCTACGTCGCGGCAGGGGTGGTGCCGAAGGCGATGGGCAATCGCCATCCGAGCATCGCGCCCTACGAGGTGTTCCACACGGCAGACCGGCCGTTCGTCCTCGCCGTGGGCAACGACCGTCAATTCGCTTCCCTGGTCGCGGTTCTCGGCGCACCCGAACTCGCCACCGACGAGCGGTTCACCACGAACACCGCCCGCGTCGCGAACCGGGAGGAGCTGACGAAGATCCTCGACGAATTGCTGTCGACGGACACCGCCGACGCGTGGTTCGACGCTCTGACCGCAGCCCGGGTGCCATGCGGACCGCTCAACGACATCGCCGACGCGGTCGCGCTCGCCGAACGACTCGGTCTGTCGCCGGTGGTGTCGATCGACGATCCCGACCGGGACGCTCCGCTTCGTCAGATCGCCAACCCGATCCGGCTCAGCGCCACCCCTGCGACCTACCGCACCGCACCCCCGCGGCTGGCGTAG
- a CDS encoding LacI family DNA-binding transcriptional regulator, whose translation MPRPDRAPTLKEIAERAGVHVSTASRVLRQPEPVDGWSDSALRVREVAVELGYRPNLWAASLRTRKTTTLGVVMPRLTDGVVATTYQGIEEAATKAGYSVLLSSPPDDLEAQRRAIALLVGRQVDGLLLSSMHLPGGPFVESLVLGSLPILAVTRHADAGLPFVVGDDYRGGALAARHLLDRGYDDLAIIAGPDHASTARDRRDGFVDTLKEASAPLPPERVMRSSFDVAGGVEAARALLDRPDRPRAIFAVSDTVAIGILGVARDLGLSIPDDLAVVGYNDIPVVAQLPVPLTTVRSPAHDIGVTAIERLLELVRNGETESTRLPVELVVRASS comes from the coding sequence ATGCCCCGTCCCGACCGCGCCCCGACGCTCAAGGAGATCGCCGAGCGCGCCGGTGTCCACGTCTCGACGGCATCCCGTGTGCTGCGCCAGCCCGAACCGGTCGACGGCTGGTCGGACTCGGCACTACGGGTGCGGGAGGTCGCGGTCGAACTGGGATATCGCCCCAACCTGTGGGCGGCGAGCTTGCGGACCCGCAAGACCACGACCCTCGGTGTCGTCATGCCCCGACTCACCGACGGCGTGGTCGCCACGACCTACCAGGGCATCGAGGAAGCCGCCACGAAAGCGGGCTACTCGGTACTGCTGTCGAGCCCACCCGACGACCTCGAGGCACAACGTCGCGCCATCGCGCTGCTCGTGGGCCGGCAGGTCGACGGTCTGCTGCTGAGCAGCATGCACCTCCCGGGTGGTCCGTTCGTCGAGTCGCTGGTACTCGGATCGCTGCCCATCCTCGCGGTCACCCGGCACGCCGATGCGGGGTTGCCGTTCGTGGTGGGCGACGACTACCGGGGTGGAGCACTGGCCGCCCGGCACCTTCTCGACCGCGGTTACGACGACCTGGCGATCATCGCCGGCCCCGACCACGCCAGCACCGCCCGCGACCGCCGCGACGGCTTCGTCGACACTCTGAAGGAAGCGTCGGCGCCACTGCCGCCCGAGCGGGTCATGCGGTCGAGCTTCGACGTCGCCGGGGGTGTGGAGGCCGCGCGTGCGCTGCTGGACCGCCCCGACCGTCCCCGCGCGATCTTCGCGGTCAGCGACACCGTCGCCATCGGCATCCTCGGTGTCGCCCGCGACCTCGGTCTGTCCATCCCGGACGATCTCGCCGTGGTCGGCTACAACGACATCCCCGTCGTGGCGCAGCTGCCGGTTCCGCTCACCACCGTGCGATCGCCCGCGCACGATATCGGGGTGACGGCCATCGAGCGGCTCCTCGAACTCGTGCGAAATGGAGAAACGGAATCGACGCGACTTCCCGTCGAACTCGTGGTGCGCGCCTCGAGCTGA
- a CDS encoding SGNH/GDSL hydrolase family protein, whose protein sequence is MKTIVRAGIVAGMAAASMVWPVSAMSDPGSEQGIRYVALGDSRAAGPYLDAAAMLSGCARADAGYPNLVAGSLQTVSFANVACSGARTEHITSVPQQTSTGSVPPQIDSLPPDTNLVTLSIGGNDVGWAGLVSACYTELPGGDAHCRTDPGTTSRMDTALSALGPKLTATLTAVQQRAPRARVLLVGHGGVFGNRGCWPNIPTSDADASFVTNFFVRMNRVLARSAGEAGAEFVDVMAGSEGHDACAPSEQRFYEGRQSLSLAKALHPTAAGMRHMAQRVTNVWYQRG, encoded by the coding sequence ATGAAGACGATTGTGCGAGCCGGGATCGTCGCCGGCATGGCAGCTGCATCGATGGTGTGGCCGGTGTCCGCGATGAGCGACCCGGGTAGCGAGCAGGGCATCCGATACGTCGCGCTCGGTGACTCGCGTGCCGCCGGACCCTACCTCGACGCAGCGGCGATGCTCAGCGGATGTGCCCGCGCGGATGCGGGATATCCGAACCTCGTCGCGGGTTCGCTTCAGACCGTCAGCTTCGCCAACGTCGCGTGTTCGGGTGCACGCACCGAGCACATCACGTCCGTCCCGCAGCAGACGTCGACCGGATCGGTCCCGCCGCAGATCGATTCGCTCCCTCCGGACACGAATCTCGTCACGCTGAGCATCGGCGGCAACGATGTCGGCTGGGCGGGGCTCGTCTCGGCCTGTTACACCGAGCTTCCGGGCGGCGATGCGCACTGCCGCACCGATCCGGGCACCACGTCGCGCATGGACACCGCCCTGAGTGCACTCGGACCGAAGCTCACCGCGACACTCACCGCCGTCCAGCAACGCGCACCACGCGCACGGGTTTTGCTGGTCGGGCACGGCGGTGTTTTCGGCAACCGGGGTTGCTGGCCCAACATCCCCACCAGCGATGCCGACGCCTCCTTCGTGACGAACTTCTTCGTGCGGATGAACCGAGTACTCGCCCGCTCCGCCGGCGAGGCCGGTGCCGAGTTCGTCGACGTCATGGCGGGATCGGAAGGACACGACGCGTGTGCGCCCTCCGAGCAGCGCTTCTACGAGGGACGGCAGTCGCTGTCGCTGGCGAAGGCACTGCACCCCACCGCTGCGGGGATGCGGCACATGGCGCAGCGGGTGACGAACGTTTGGTACCAGCGAGGCTAG
- a CDS encoding TetR/AcrR family transcriptional regulator has product MSDAWDDVVGGSKAAARIRTAAIDEFAEHGYGGTTTRRIAARLGMSPAAMYPHYASKEELLFAIAYEGHALALQVVENADRPDAEPSVRLASVIGRFAAWQAENHRWSRVIQYELAALDREHYRTIVGLRRQTTQVVRGVVDDGHVSGEFTLPDAEGVTLALMSLCVDVCRWYPSGRYDDAATISDLYADLALRLVGAVR; this is encoded by the coding sequence GTGAGTGATGCATGGGACGACGTCGTCGGCGGATCCAAGGCCGCGGCTCGCATCCGCACGGCCGCGATAGACGAGTTCGCGGAGCACGGCTACGGCGGCACCACGACGCGCCGGATCGCGGCGCGACTCGGCATGAGTCCCGCCGCGATGTATCCGCACTACGCGTCCAAGGAGGAGCTACTCTTCGCCATCGCCTACGAGGGACACGCCCTCGCCCTGCAGGTCGTCGAGAACGCTGACCGCCCCGATGCCGAGCCGTCCGTTCGGCTCGCCTCCGTCATCGGCCGCTTCGCCGCCTGGCAGGCGGAGAACCACCGATGGAGCCGGGTCATCCAGTACGAGCTGGCCGCGCTCGACCGCGAGCACTACCGCACGATCGTCGGACTACGACGGCAGACCACGCAGGTCGTGCGGGGTGTCGTGGACGACGGCCACGTCTCGGGCGAGTTCACCCTCCCGGATGCCGAAGGTGTCACTCTCGCCCTGATGTCGCTCTGCGTCGACGTGTGCCGTTGGTATCCCTCGGGCCGCTACGACGACGCCGCGACGATCAGCGACCTGTATGCCGATCTTGCCCTGCGTCTGGTCGGTGCCGTGCGTTAG
- a CDS encoding acyl-CoA dehydrogenase family protein, which yields MSNAQSLTQLFALDSLLEQEEIDIRDTVRKFGNERIRPHVAQWFEEAKLPARELAKELGQLGVLGMHLDGYGCAGMSATAYGLACLELEAVDSGIRSLVSVQGSLAMFSIHHWGSEEQKQEWLPRMAAGEAIGCFGLTEPDFGSNPAGMRTNAKRDGDDWILNGTKMWITNGSIADVAVVWAQTDLEEGAKGIRGFVVPTDTPGFSAPEIHSKMSLRASVTSELILDGVRLPSSAMMPKAEGLRGPLTSLGEARFGIVFGAIGAARDCLETAVEYSQSREVFDKPLAGYQLTQAKIADMALEVGKGHLLAYHLGRIKDRGEIAPEQVSLGKLNNVREAIAIARECRTILGANGITLEYPVIRHANNLESVLTYEGTSEVHQLTIGKALTGEAAFR from the coding sequence ATGTCCAACGCTCAGTCGCTCACCCAGCTGTTCGCCCTCGACTCCCTGCTCGAGCAGGAGGAGATCGACATCCGCGACACCGTCCGCAAGTTCGGCAACGAGCGCATCCGCCCGCACGTGGCCCAGTGGTTCGAGGAAGCCAAGCTCCCGGCACGCGAGCTCGCCAAGGAACTCGGACAGCTCGGTGTGCTCGGCATGCACCTCGACGGCTACGGCTGCGCCGGCATGAGCGCCACCGCCTACGGCCTGGCCTGCCTCGAACTCGAGGCCGTCGACTCCGGCATCCGCAGCCTCGTGTCCGTGCAGGGCTCGCTGGCGATGTTCTCCATCCACCACTGGGGCAGCGAGGAGCAGAAGCAGGAATGGCTCCCCCGCATGGCCGCCGGTGAGGCCATCGGTTGCTTCGGCCTGACCGAGCCCGACTTCGGTTCCAACCCCGCCGGGATGCGCACCAACGCAAAGCGCGACGGCGACGACTGGATCCTCAACGGCACCAAGATGTGGATCACCAACGGCTCGATCGCCGACGTCGCCGTCGTCTGGGCGCAGACCGACCTCGAAGAAGGCGCCAAGGGCATCCGCGGCTTCGTCGTCCCCACCGACACCCCCGGTTTCTCCGCACCGGAGATCCACTCCAAGATGTCGCTGCGCGCCTCGGTCACATCGGAGCTCATCCTCGACGGCGTGCGTCTGCCCTCCTCGGCGATGATGCCGAAGGCCGAGGGTCTGCGCGGACCGCTGACCTCCCTCGGCGAGGCCCGCTTCGGCATCGTCTTCGGTGCCATCGGTGCCGCCCGCGACTGCCTCGAGACCGCCGTCGAGTACTCGCAGTCCCGCGAAGTGTTCGACAAGCCGCTCGCCGGCTACCAGCTCACCCAGGCCAAGATCGCCGACATGGCGCTCGAGGTCGGCAAGGGCCACCTGCTCGCCTACCACCTCGGTCGCATCAAGGACCGCGGCGAGATCGCCCCGGAGCAGGTCAGCCTCGGCAAGCTCAACAACGTGCGTGAGGCCATCGCCATCGCCCGCGAGTGCCGGACCATCCTCGGCGCCAACGGAATCACGCTCGAGTACCCCGTCATTCGTCACGCCAACAACCTCGAATCGGTGCTGACCTACGAGGGCACCTCCGAGGTCCATCAGCTGACCATCGGCAAGGCGCTGACCGGTGAGGCAGCCTTCCGGTGA
- the fabG gene encoding 3-oxoacyl-ACP reductase FabG produces MSTQPRTAIVTGAARGIGAAVAKRLAGDGYRVAVLDLDESACKDTVSAIESAGGKALAVGADVSDEKSVAAAVEKVATELGEPTVLINNAGITRDNLLFKMTVEDWDAVMNVHLRGAFLMTRAVQSYMVDAKFGRIVNLSSTSALGNRGQVNYSAAKAGMQGFTKTLAIELGKFGVTANAIAPGFIATEMTAATAERLGLSFDDFKSNIAADIPVGRIGEVDDIAHTASFLASEGAGFVSGQVIYVAGGPKA; encoded by the coding sequence ATGAGCACACAGCCCCGCACTGCCATCGTCACCGGAGCCGCACGCGGCATCGGCGCAGCCGTAGCGAAGCGGCTCGCCGGCGACGGCTACCGGGTCGCCGTCCTCGACCTCGACGAATCCGCCTGCAAGGACACCGTTTCGGCTATCGAGTCCGCCGGTGGCAAGGCACTCGCCGTGGGCGCCGACGTCTCCGACGAGAAGTCCGTCGCCGCTGCCGTCGAGAAGGTCGCCACCGAACTCGGCGAACCCACCGTCCTGATCAACAACGCCGGCATCACGCGCGACAACCTGCTGTTCAAGATGACGGTCGAGGACTGGGACGCCGTCATGAACGTGCACCTGCGTGGCGCCTTCCTCATGACGCGTGCCGTCCAGAGCTACATGGTCGACGCCAAGTTCGGTCGCATCGTCAACCTCTCGAGCACCTCGGCCCTCGGCAACCGCGGCCAGGTCAACTACTCCGCTGCCAAGGCCGGCATGCAGGGCTTCACGAAGACCCTCGCGATCGAGCTGGGCAAGTTCGGTGTCACCGCCAACGCCATCGCGCCGGGCTTCATCGCCACCGAGATGACCGCCGCGACCGCCGAGCGTCTCGGCCTGTCGTTCGACGACTTCAAGTCGAACATCGCGGCCGACATCCCGGTCGGCCGTATCGGCGAGGTCGACGACATCGCCCACACCGCATCGTTCCTCGCGTCCGAGGGCGCGGGCTTCGTGTCCGGTCAGGTCATCTACGTGGCCGGTGGCCCGAAGGCCTGA
- a CDS encoding PPE domain-containing protein: protein MSTNDNVVDRLLVSLGVDAPAPDSVARRQSNYDALAARIDAGVDPEYIAAFENFHGMEHADIHRLAQSINPVAMTTLATEWAELGKGFSLTVAWGTLMIRKLIGQHWEGPAADAAMGATVRFGESAQQLSDAARATSEKLRIAADVGERVRASVPPPTVITSSVLYALDPVAGAAAARQEEAVRAQAVRVMEALYKPYYRDSGTAVPVLPSPYAATTSRATEAFVPQGYSTPGVGGARTAGDPTGIPGGDGERPGGQPATEAENRTDAPSSGEGTDGRAEGTDSAGGVGSNESAATTPASTSPAAGGNSASPTGQSYGSPPSGSGGGVGGGLPGAGGVGSAGASPAAGPAPLVAGAAPAGGVAGGPGAAAARGAGARPFGMMPGMIPPASSRGDEQDKRAAGYLVTGENGNELIGSLPDTAPPVLGA from the coding sequence ATGTCCACGAATGACAACGTCGTCGACCGACTACTGGTGTCGCTCGGGGTCGACGCCCCAGCCCCCGACTCTGTCGCCCGCCGGCAGTCCAATTACGACGCGCTGGCCGCGCGTATCGACGCGGGAGTCGATCCCGAATACATCGCAGCATTCGAGAACTTCCACGGCATGGAGCATGCCGACATCCACCGGCTCGCCCAGAGCATCAATCCCGTCGCGATGACCACCCTGGCCACCGAATGGGCCGAACTCGGAAAGGGTTTCAGCCTCACCGTCGCGTGGGGAACGCTGATGATCCGCAAGCTCATCGGCCAACACTGGGAGGGTCCGGCGGCCGACGCCGCGATGGGCGCGACGGTGCGATTCGGCGAATCCGCACAACAGTTGTCCGATGCCGCACGCGCGACGTCCGAGAAACTCCGTATTGCCGCCGACGTCGGCGAACGGGTGCGAGCGTCCGTGCCTCCACCCACGGTGATTACGTCGTCGGTGCTGTACGCGCTCGATCCCGTCGCAGGTGCTGCTGCCGCCCGCCAGGAGGAAGCCGTTCGCGCCCAGGCCGTGCGGGTGATGGAAGCCCTCTACAAGCCGTACTACCGCGATTCCGGCACGGCGGTTCCGGTCCTGCCCTCCCCGTATGCCGCCACGACGAGTCGCGCCACGGAAGCATTCGTTCCCCAGGGTTACAGCACACCAGGTGTCGGCGGCGCCCGGACCGCCGGCGACCCGACGGGAATCCCGGGCGGGGACGGAGAACGTCCGGGTGGGCAGCCCGCCACGGAAGCGGAGAACCGTACGGACGCACCGTCGTCCGGTGAAGGCACGGACGGCCGGGCGGAAGGTACCGATTCGGCAGGTGGCGTGGGTTCGAACGAGTCCGCAGCGACCACTCCTGCATCCACCTCCCCGGCCGCGGGCGGCAACTCCGCGAGCCCGACCGGTCAGTCGTACGGTTCGCCACCCTCCGGGTCGGGCGGAGGTGTCGGCGGTGGCCTACCGGGCGCCGGGGGGGTCGGCTCTGCGGGCGCATCGCCCGCGGCGGGTCCCGCTCCGCTCGTCGCCGGAGCTGCGCCCGCCGGTGGTGTCGCCGGTGGGCCCGGTGCCGCCGCAGCGCGGGGTGCCGGCGCCCGTCCGTTCGGCATGATGCCGGGAATGATCCCGCCGGCCTCGTCCCGCGGCGACGAGCAGGACAAACGCGCGGCCGGTTATCTCGTCACCGGTGAGAACGGGAACGAACTGATCGGGTCGCTGCCCGACACCGCCCCGCCGGTTCTGGGGGCCTGA
- a CDS encoding SDR family NAD(P)-dependent oxidoreductase: protein MSVLDRFRLDGRVAIVTGASSGLGVAFTRGLAEAGADVVLAARRLDRLEETAALVREAGRQAVTVETDIADPEQAQRMVDHAVEQLGRVDILINNAGIGTAVPATKETPEQFRQVIDINLNGSYWAAQAVGRVMQPGSSIVNISSVLGLTTAGLPQAAYSASKAGVIGLTRDLAQQWGARKGIRVNAIAPGFFRTEMTDEYQPGYLDSMKQRIILGRTGDSEEIAATAVWLASDAAAYVTGQTIAVDGGLTIT from the coding sequence ATGTCCGTGCTCGACCGCTTCCGTCTCGACGGCCGCGTTGCCATCGTCACCGGTGCCTCTTCGGGCCTCGGTGTCGCATTCACCCGAGGGCTGGCCGAGGCAGGGGCCGACGTCGTGCTCGCCGCACGCCGCCTCGACCGTCTCGAGGAGACCGCCGCGCTGGTCCGGGAGGCCGGACGGCAGGCCGTCACGGTCGAGACCGACATCGCCGATCCCGAACAGGCGCAGCGCATGGTCGATCATGCGGTCGAGCAACTCGGCCGGGTGGACATCCTCATCAACAATGCCGGTATCGGCACCGCCGTGCCCGCCACCAAGGAGACCCCCGAGCAGTTCCGGCAGGTCATCGACATCAACCTGAACGGATCCTATTGGGCGGCACAGGCCGTCGGCCGTGTGATGCAGCCCGGTAGCTCGATCGTCAACATCTCGTCGGTTCTCGGTCTCACCACGGCAGGCCTGCCGCAGGCCGCGTACTCGGCCAGCAAGGCGGGCGTCATCGGCCTCACGCGCGACCTCGCGCAGCAGTGGGGAGCACGCAAGGGAATCCGCGTCAACGCCATCGCACCCGGCTTCTTCCGGACGGAGATGACGGACGAATACCAGCCCGGATACCTCGACTCGATGAAGCAGCGAATCATCCTCGGCCGGACCGGCGATTCCGAGGAGATCGCGGCCACCGCAGTCTGGCTGGCATCCGACGCCGCCGCCTACGTCACCGGTCAGACCATCGCCGTGGACGGCGGACTCACCATCACCTGA
- a CDS encoding serine/threonine-protein kinase yields MTVHKVLDGRYELSGLLGVGGSGEIHDGWDTRLHRPVAVKLLGREVCSRPDVRRRFEVEARAAAALNHPRIVAVYDTGEHDGRPYIVMERLSGRTLADDITRGPLPADRVRTVLAGILEALVAAHGAGILHRDIKPANVLITENGEIKVADFGIAKSVGDDLTHTGELVGTVAYLSPDRITGHPASVTDDLYAVGVVGYESLCGRRPFAEDNILALARAITHDRPRPLADLRPDAHPGFVAVIERAMAREPSDRFGSAHEMLVALQNSDGNRAATAFLPASEIGGPTTTAGTDRSRGVLVAAGLTLVGALAVGGLALGFGRGASPPAATPETRTPGMSASTPERVPATTELPATPESTVVPARTADETAVVPPVVPAPETTPVAPPVDAGPTRSEPESRGNSGPGNNNGNGNGNSQGNNGNHNGNNGNGNGNTGNGNSGRGNG; encoded by the coding sequence GTGACCGTCCACAAAGTTCTCGACGGCCGCTACGAGCTGAGCGGTCTGCTCGGCGTGGGCGGCAGCGGCGAGATCCACGACGGTTGGGACACCCGCCTCCACCGGCCCGTCGCCGTCAAACTGCTCGGACGGGAGGTCTGCAGCAGACCGGACGTACGACGTCGTTTCGAAGTCGAGGCCCGGGCCGCCGCGGCCCTGAACCACCCTCGCATCGTCGCCGTGTACGACACGGGTGAACACGACGGACGTCCTTACATCGTTATGGAACGGCTCTCCGGGCGGACCCTCGCCGACGACATCACCCGCGGACCCCTACCCGCCGATCGGGTGCGCACGGTGCTCGCCGGAATTCTCGAGGCGCTCGTCGCCGCGCACGGTGCGGGGATCCTCCACCGGGACATCAAGCCGGCGAACGTGCTCATCACAGAGAACGGCGAGATCAAGGTCGCCGACTTCGGTATCGCGAAGAGCGTCGGCGACGACCTCACCCACACCGGTGAACTCGTGGGGACCGTCGCCTATCTGAGCCCGGACCGCATCACCGGACACCCCGCGTCCGTGACGGACGATCTGTACGCGGTCGGGGTCGTCGGCTACGAGTCCCTGTGCGGGCGGAGGCCGTTCGCCGAGGACAACATCCTCGCGCTGGCACGGGCCATCACGCACGACCGTCCGCGGCCACTCGCCGATCTCCGCCCGGACGCCCATCCGGGGTTCGTCGCGGTGATCGAACGGGCCATGGCACGAGAGCCTTCCGACCGGTTTGGCAGTGCGCACGAGATGCTCGTGGCATTGCAGAATTCCGACGGAAACCGCGCTGCGACAGCCTTCCTTCCGGCGAGTGAGATCGGCGGACCGACGACCACTGCAGGCACGGACCGTTCCCGTGGAGTTCTCGTCGCAGCGGGTCTGACGCTGGTCGGGGCGCTCGCCGTGGGCGGTCTCGCACTCGGATTCGGGCGGGGCGCTTCCCCGCCGGCGGCCACACCGGAGACGCGGACGCCGGGCATGTCCGCATCGACGCCCGAGCGGGTACCGGCAACCACCGAGCTTCCTGCGACCCCCGAATCCACGGTCGTCCCGGCGCGCACAGCGGACGAGACCGCCGTGGTTCCGCCCGTCGTGCCCGCTCCGGAGACCACTCCCGTCGCACCGCCTGTGGATGCCGGGCCCACGAGGTCCGAACCCGAGTCCCGCGGGAACAGCGGACCCGGCAACAACAACGGTAACGGAAACGGAAACTCGCAGGGGAACAACGGGAACCACAACGGCAACAACGGCAATGGGAACGGGAACACCGGCAACGGGAACAGTGGCCGCGGTAACGGGTGA
- a CDS encoding DUF4287 domain-containing protein → MSEKVKGPQSYFPSIEQKYGRPIEEWKNMIRASDLAEHMELVNWLKQEHGMGHGHANALVAHTLKEQKSE, encoded by the coding sequence ATGAGCGAGAAGGTCAAGGGGCCCCAGTCGTACTTTCCGTCGATCGAGCAGAAGTACGGACGCCCGATCGAGGAGTGGAAGAACATGATCCGCGCCTCGGATCTCGCCGAGCACATGGAGCTCGTGAACTGGCTGAAGCAGGAACACGGGATGGGCCACGGGCACGCGAATGCTCTCGTCGCCCACACTCTGAAGGAACAGAAGTCCGAGTGA
- a CDS encoding ethanolamine ammonia-lyase subunit EutB, which yields MTIYRQQLGGTGYVFDGLVDLLGKASPRRSGDELAGCAATSDAERAAAQLALADLPLTTFLTEAVVPYETDEVTRLIVDTHDATAFAPVSHMTVGELRDHLLEVAARPDSADVLAALAPGLTPETVAATSKIMRNQDLIAVSRAATVTSAFRTTIGLPGRLATRLQPNHPVDDPRGVAASVLDGLLMGCGDAVVGINPASDSPHAVSDLLHLLDEIRQRFEIPTQSCVLTHVTTTIDLIEKDAPVDLVFQSVAGTEGANRSFGVDLAVLREGNEAGRSLRRGTVGNNVMYFETGQGSALSSGTHFGTGGRPVDQQTLEARAYAVAREFEPLLVNTVVGFIGPEYLYDGKQIIRAGLEDQFCGKLLGLPMGVDVCYTNHAEADQDDMDTLLTLLAVAGTAFVITVPGADDVMLGYQSLSFHDALYVREAADLRPAPEFEDWLRRQGMADDIGRILPVDVGASPLRALGGAL from the coding sequence ATGACGATCTACCGACAACAGCTCGGCGGAACCGGTTACGTCTTCGACGGCCTCGTCGATCTGCTCGGCAAAGCATCCCCGCGCCGCTCGGGCGATGAACTCGCCGGATGCGCCGCCACCTCGGACGCCGAACGCGCCGCGGCACAGCTGGCCCTCGCCGACCTCCCGCTGACCACCTTCCTCACCGAGGCAGTCGTCCCGTACGAGACCGACGAGGTCACCAGGCTGATCGTCGACACCCACGACGCGACGGCCTTCGCGCCGGTCTCGCACATGACCGTCGGGGAACTGCGCGACCACCTCCTGGAGGTCGCGGCCCGACCGGACTCCGCCGACGTGCTCGCGGCACTCGCGCCGGGACTCACCCCGGAGACGGTCGCGGCGACCAGCAAGATCATGCGCAATCAAGACCTCATCGCGGTCTCCCGCGCTGCGACGGTGACCAGCGCGTTCCGCACGACCATCGGATTGCCCGGGCGGCTCGCGACGCGCCTGCAACCGAACCATCCCGTCGACGACCCGCGTGGGGTCGCCGCGTCCGTCCTCGACGGCCTGCTGATGGGATGCGGCGACGCGGTCGTCGGCATCAATCCGGCGAGCGACTCGCCGCACGCCGTGTCCGACCTGCTGCACCTGCTCGACGAGATCCGGCAGCGATTCGAGATCCCCACCCAGTCGTGCGTGCTCACCCACGTCACCACCACGATCGATCTGATCGAGAAGGACGCACCCGTCGACCTGGTGTTCCAGTCCGTTGCCGGCACCGAGGGCGCCAACCGCAGCTTCGGGGTGGACCTCGCAGTGCTGCGGGAGGGCAACGAGGCCGGCAGGTCGCTGCGACGGGGGACCGTCGGCAACAACGTCATGTACTTCGAGACCGGGCAGGGTTCGGCGTTGTCGTCGGGAACCCATTTCGGAACCGGTGGCAGGCCGGTGGATCAGCAGACCCTCGAAGCGCGCGCGTATGCCGTTGCGCGCGAGTTCGAACCGCTGCTCGTCAACACCGTCGTCGGGTTCATCGGACCGGAATACCTGTACGACGGCAAACAGATCATCCGCGCGGGTCTCGAAGACCAGTTCTGCGGCAAACTCCTCGGCCTGCCTATGGGTGTGGACGTCTGCTACACCAATCATGCCGAGGCCGATCAGGACGACATGGACACCCTGCTGACCCTGTTGGCCGTTGCCGGAACAGCATTCGTGATCACCGTGCCGGGTGCCGACGACGTGATGCTCGGCTATCAATCGCTGTCGTTCCACGACGCGCTGTACGTGCGGGAGGCCGCCGACCTGCGGCCGGCACCGGAGTTCGAGGACTGGCTACGCAGGCAGGGGATGGCGGACGATATCGGTCGCATCCTGCCGGTGGACGTCGGCGCCTCCCCTCTGCGCGCACTCGGAGGTGCCTTGTGA